A region from the Neomicrococcus aestuarii genome encodes:
- a CDS encoding ABC transporter substrate-binding protein, which produces MNVKKSIVGTISIGALVVLTGCAGGASTAATSSPAVAFNTNVSGDLKAWAFDNADDVGKARMKYAEEKLTGLNVTLDQTSFDAQKFTTRTASGDVPDVVQMSRSYVATYAAQELIQPLDQCYAAHGVDAEKYFYPAVTSQVKYKDHIWGVPQFYQPAAIIANTDVLKDAGITVGEIDTSQPEKLLAAIGKAYAEKGGNPAVLGFDPVATGQIELWFLGLGGKLHEEDGTPSLDKPENVEVISFLKKIYDAQGGFAKVRSMSDSFDVFGDKNQFVSGQVAAQVNAQWYVNVLSPYAKDLNITGIPFKDRQGQITTAASGTVFVIPTGAKNKDAACAWMLSLVEQEAWMAAGEARAKTLKEKPGSINTGLFTGSPGPDEAIRSQFVKASGNQGFDETIKTFYEVLPHGKPIGSSPAGETITAELKNAVTSALLGEKTPEQALKDAQGASMRSFEQFQE; this is translated from the coding sequence ATGAACGTGAAGAAGTCAATCGTTGGCACCATATCCATCGGGGCGCTGGTGGTCCTGACAGGTTGCGCAGGAGGGGCGAGTACCGCAGCGACCTCTTCACCTGCAGTAGCTTTCAATACGAACGTCTCAGGAGATCTCAAGGCATGGGCTTTTGATAATGCCGACGACGTTGGAAAAGCACGCATGAAATACGCTGAGGAGAAGCTCACCGGCCTCAATGTTACTTTGGACCAAACATCCTTTGATGCTCAAAAATTCACCACGAGAACTGCTAGCGGAGACGTACCAGACGTCGTGCAAATGAGCAGATCATACGTGGCCACCTATGCGGCGCAAGAGCTGATTCAACCTCTTGACCAGTGCTACGCGGCACACGGCGTTGATGCCGAAAAGTACTTTTATCCTGCTGTGACATCCCAGGTAAAATACAAAGACCATATCTGGGGCGTGCCCCAGTTCTATCAGCCTGCCGCAATCATTGCCAATACTGATGTGCTCAAGGATGCAGGTATCACGGTGGGAGAAATTGATACTTCCCAGCCAGAAAAATTGCTAGCGGCGATTGGTAAGGCATATGCAGAAAAGGGTGGTAATCCTGCGGTGCTTGGCTTTGATCCTGTAGCGACGGGCCAGATCGAATTATGGTTCTTAGGCTTGGGCGGAAAACTTCACGAAGAAGATGGAACCCCGTCCTTGGATAAGCCTGAAAACGTCGAAGTGATCAGTTTCCTCAAGAAGATCTATGACGCTCAAGGGGGCTTCGCGAAAGTCCGAAGCATGAGTGATTCTTTCGATGTGTTTGGTGACAAGAATCAGTTCGTAAGCGGCCAAGTTGCTGCGCAAGTAAACGCCCAGTGGTACGTCAACGTTCTTTCACCGTATGCCAAGGACCTCAATATCACCGGCATTCCCTTCAAAGACCGTCAAGGCCAGATAACCACGGCCGCAAGTGGCACGGTCTTCGTCATTCCCACCGGGGCTAAAAACAAGGACGCTGCGTGCGCGTGGATGTTGTCGTTGGTCGAGCAGGAAGCATGGATGGCAGCTGGAGAAGCACGGGCGAAGACGCTTAAAGAGAAACCTGGTTCCATCAATACCGGCCTGTTCACTGGCTCGCCAGGACCTGATGAAGCCATTCGATCACAATTTGTGAAGGCCAGCGGTAATCAAGGATTTGATGAAACGATTAAAACGTTTTACGAAGTGTTGCCCCACGGTAAGCCAATTGGGTCCAGCCCCGCCGGGGAAACCATTACCGCGGAACTAAAGAACGCCGTGACCTCGGCTCTGCTCGGGGAAAAGACGCCTGAGCAGGCTCTTAAGGATGCTCAAGGCGCTTCAATGCGCTCATTTGAGCAGTTCCAAGAATAA
- a CDS encoding DUF3618 domain-containing protein, translating into MSENPDDIRADIEATRARLGTSVDAVADKVTPSHIAQRQADKVKDALFGVKEKVMGAADDTVNYVQTTGEGATSHIHEAGSAIADAPHQMKAKTQGNPLAAGLIAFGAGLLLSALVPASQKEREAAESLKSAAEPLTTEVTEAAKDLAQGLKEPVQTAMENVKATAADATEQLKAEGQTAVTEVKDRTTEAKDNVQQS; encoded by the coding sequence ATGAGTGAAAATCCGGACGACATCCGCGCCGATATTGAAGCAACGCGGGCTCGACTTGGTACCAGTGTGGATGCTGTGGCTGACAAGGTCACCCCCTCACATATCGCCCAACGCCAAGCCGACAAGGTCAAAGACGCACTCTTCGGAGTCAAAGAAAAAGTCATGGGAGCTGCCGACGACACGGTCAACTACGTCCAGACCACGGGCGAGGGCGCAACCTCACACATTCATGAGGCCGGTTCTGCCATAGCCGACGCTCCACACCAGATGAAAGCAAAAACCCAAGGCAATCCACTCGCTGCCGGCCTGATCGCCTTCGGTGCCGGACTTCTCCTCTCGGCCCTCGTCCCCGCTAGCCAGAAGGAACGCGAAGCAGCCGAGTCGCTAAAGTCAGCTGCCGAACCTCTCACTACCGAGGTAACAGAAGCAGCGAAAGACCTCGCACAAGGTCTCAAAGAGCCGGTCCAAACAGCAATGGAAAACGTCAAGGCCACCGCCGCGGACGCCACCGAACAGCTCAAAGCCGAGGGCCAGACAGCCGTCACCGAGGTCAAGGACCGTACAACCGAAGCCAAAGACAACGTCCAACAGAGCTAA
- a CDS encoding phage holin family protein, translating into MSHQVPEPPSANGASSPSESGSLGDLLGDVTRDLSTLMRQEVELAKAELKQSTSRAGKGGGMLAGAGIAAHFVLLFLSLALWWGLGTLIGLGWSGVVVAIIWGITGAILAVLGRKELKTIKGLPQTAETIQEIPPTLKPSH; encoded by the coding sequence GTGAGTCACCAAGTACCAGAACCCCCGAGCGCTAACGGAGCCTCTTCTCCCTCTGAAAGCGGTTCGCTCGGCGATCTTCTAGGTGATGTCACGCGCGACCTATCAACGCTGATGCGCCAAGAAGTGGAGCTTGCCAAGGCCGAACTGAAGCAGAGCACAAGTCGTGCCGGCAAGGGTGGCGGAATGCTAGCCGGCGCCGGCATCGCAGCCCACTTTGTCCTACTCTTCCTCTCTCTCGCCTTGTGGTGGGGATTGGGAACCCTCATCGGGCTGGGCTGGTCCGGCGTGGTCGTAGCGATCATCTGGGGCATCACCGGTGCGATCTTGGCAGTGCTGGGCCGCAAAGAACTCAAAACCATCAAGGGCCTACCTCAGACAGCCGAGACGATTCAAGAAATCCCCCCTACTCTCAAGCCCAGCCACTAA
- a CDS encoding PRC and DUF2382 domain-containing protein, protein MLTKEHIDELLARSGNVVSTEGAKIGSIGQVYVDDENGQPTWVTVKTGLFGTSESFVPLEGARLEGEDVVVPYTKDQVKDAPRIDVDGQLDPSEEDRLYSHYTLSAGYQDHVDSDRGPLGDHEAVSTAGFDGDNDPHRTTENNNLDDGLTRSEERLKVGTEKEAVGRVRLRKYVTTENVTQTVPVTREEVRIEREPITDADDVAMTSAAHLGEEEQEVILHEERPVVQKETVPVERVRLKTETVTDDVTIDEQVRKEHIEAEGDDTLR, encoded by the coding sequence ATGCTCACCAAGGAACACATTGATGAACTGCTCGCACGAAGTGGAAACGTCGTTTCTACTGAGGGCGCCAAGATCGGATCTATCGGTCAGGTCTACGTTGATGATGAAAATGGACAACCTACTTGGGTGACAGTGAAGACTGGTCTGTTTGGCACATCGGAATCCTTTGTTCCGCTGGAAGGGGCCCGCCTCGAAGGCGAAGATGTTGTTGTCCCGTACACGAAAGATCAAGTAAAGGATGCCCCGCGTATCGATGTGGATGGCCAACTGGATCCTTCAGAAGAAGACCGGCTTTACTCCCACTACACCCTCAGCGCCGGATACCAAGACCATGTTGACTCCGACAGAGGACCATTAGGGGACCATGAGGCTGTCTCAACGGCAGGCTTCGACGGAGACAATGATCCACACCGCACAACAGAGAACAACAATCTTGACGATGGCCTCACTCGCTCCGAGGAACGCCTGAAGGTTGGCACCGAGAAGGAAGCAGTGGGACGTGTGCGCTTACGCAAGTACGTCACCACTGAAAATGTCACCCAGACCGTGCCGGTAACACGGGAAGAGGTGCGCATTGAGCGGGAACCCATCACAGACGCTGACGATGTCGCCATGACCTCGGCTGCACACTTGGGCGAAGAAGAACAAGAAGTCATCTTGCATGAAGAACGCCCCGTAGTTCAGAAGGAAACCGTCCCTGTCGAGCGAGTGCGCCTTAAGACAGAGACCGTGACTGATGATGTCACTATCGACGAGCAAGTACGCAAGGAACACATCGAAGCAGAAGGCGACGACACCCTGCGTTAA
- a CDS encoding zinc-dependent alcohol dehydrogenase produces the protein MKALTWQGKRSVSVEEVPDPRIQEPTDAIVRITSTAICGSDLHLYEVLTPFMDKGDVIGHEPMGIVEEVGSAVTHIKAGDRVVIPFNVSCGHCFMCKQGLQSQCETTQVREYNSGAAFLGYSRLYGSVPGGQAEYLRVPHADYGPIKVPNTGEDERYLFLSDVVPTAWQAVQYAAPPSGGSLAVLGLGPIGQMSARIGRHLGYRVLAVDPVPERRSMAERYGIETLDFSGDVAEQLKDLTDGRGPDSVVDAVGMEAHGSPVAGAAHQAVGLLPSPLGRKAMETAGVDRLAALYTAVDAVRRGGTVSISGVYGGMKDPLPMLTMFDKQIQLRMGQCNVKRWTDDLLPLVDDPSDPLGVLDLKTHTASLDEAPEMYEKFQKKQDGCIKVVLKP, from the coding sequence ATGAAGGCTCTGACATGGCAGGGGAAGCGGTCCGTGAGCGTCGAGGAGGTTCCGGATCCCCGGATCCAAGAGCCCACGGACGCGATCGTGCGGATCACCTCGACCGCCATCTGCGGGTCGGACCTGCACTTGTATGAGGTGCTCACCCCGTTCATGGACAAAGGCGACGTCATCGGCCACGAGCCCATGGGGATCGTGGAAGAGGTCGGCTCCGCCGTTACCCATATCAAGGCCGGGGACCGCGTGGTGATTCCCTTCAACGTCTCCTGCGGCCACTGCTTCATGTGCAAGCAGGGCTTGCAGTCTCAGTGCGAGACGACCCAGGTCCGGGAGTACAACAGCGGTGCAGCCTTCTTGGGCTACTCCCGCCTGTACGGTTCGGTGCCCGGCGGGCAGGCCGAGTATTTGCGTGTCCCACACGCGGACTACGGACCCATTAAGGTCCCGAACACCGGCGAGGACGAGCGCTACCTGTTCCTCTCCGACGTAGTGCCCACGGCGTGGCAGGCCGTGCAGTATGCCGCGCCCCCGTCGGGTGGCTCCCTGGCCGTGCTGGGCTTAGGCCCGATCGGTCAGATGTCCGCCCGGATCGGCCGGCACTTGGGCTACCGGGTGCTCGCGGTGGACCCGGTCCCCGAGCGGCGCTCCATGGCCGAACGTTACGGCATCGAGACGCTGGACTTCTCCGGCGACGTAGCGGAGCAGCTGAAGGACCTCACGGACGGCCGCGGTCCGGATTCCGTGGTGGACGCGGTCGGTATGGAGGCTCACGGCTCACCCGTGGCCGGTGCGGCCCATCAGGCGGTGGGGCTGCTGCCGTCCCCGCTGGGCCGCAAGGCGATGGAGACGGCCGGGGTGGACAGGCTCGCCGCACTGTACACCGCCGTCGACGCCGTTCGGCGCGGCGGAACGGTCTCCATCAGCGGGGTGTACGGCGGCATGAAGGACCCCCTCCCAATGCTCACGATGTTCGACAAGCAGATCCAGCTACGCATGGGCCAGTGCAACGTGAAGCGGTGGACCGATGACCTCTTGCCGCTTGTCGACGATCCTTCGGACCCGTTGGGGGTTCTCGACCTCAAGACGCACACCGCGTCCCTGGACGAGGCGCCGGAGATGTACGAGAAGTTTCAGAAGAAGCAAGACGGCTGCATCAAGGTGGTGCTGAAGCCATAG
- a CDS encoding DUF4192 family protein, producing the protein MSNPLGEPAELAALVPQLIEFRPDDRHVVIFGFGDREDDQFVTFDIAPTNTEESQHFSEQAAKTLQIIGRYDCHPNMITIASYGEHGKARAHAVEEGLRTQLDATQNPLIIQLHIDLAAQTVETYLPNLDEWTLPEPLKSDRVDAIGALLGSSPAASLDDAKNSYEHTGTSTWQPLPPPEIDAINNQKHVDRGTGTLDILDRLATPGEQPRDTDYPRLAALMDSSTLVRDLIITHDTASRPQAEVLRQAFLACPPEYIGLLGAVGGIKHYTAGDVIGGKQLALQVPPNHPDASIAGMVSTAVEAGFPPHKLQDLLNNVNAGLGTTLREADLFAERNKSKQANFPETGRTTNQIGPQQPGTTNQQSSKEKDAGNEK; encoded by the coding sequence GTGAGTAACCCCCTCGGCGAACCAGCAGAACTCGCTGCCCTCGTCCCACAACTCATCGAATTCCGCCCCGACGACCGCCACGTCGTCATCTTCGGCTTCGGAGACCGTGAGGACGACCAATTCGTCACCTTCGACATCGCCCCCACCAACACTGAAGAGTCCCAACACTTCTCAGAACAAGCAGCCAAAACACTCCAGATCATCGGCCGCTACGACTGCCACCCCAACATGATCACCATCGCCTCCTACGGCGAACACGGCAAAGCCCGCGCACACGCCGTCGAAGAAGGACTCCGCACACAACTCGACGCAACGCAAAACCCGCTCATCATCCAGCTGCACATCGACCTCGCAGCCCAAACCGTGGAAACATACCTCCCCAACCTCGACGAATGGACTCTCCCGGAGCCCCTCAAATCCGACAGAGTTGACGCCATCGGCGCGCTCCTCGGAAGCTCGCCAGCAGCCAGTCTCGATGACGCGAAAAACTCTTACGAACACACCGGAACCAGCACCTGGCAACCACTACCCCCGCCCGAAATCGACGCCATCAACAACCAGAAACACGTCGACCGCGGAACCGGAACACTCGACATCCTGGACCGTCTCGCCACCCCCGGTGAACAACCACGAGACACCGACTACCCGCGCCTAGCAGCCCTCATGGACAGCTCAACACTCGTTCGTGACCTCATCATCACCCACGACACCGCATCACGACCACAAGCCGAAGTACTCCGCCAAGCATTCCTCGCCTGCCCACCCGAATACATAGGGCTCCTCGGAGCTGTCGGAGGCATCAAGCACTACACCGCCGGCGACGTCATCGGCGGCAAACAACTAGCCCTCCAAGTACCACCCAACCACCCCGACGCGTCCATCGCGGGCATGGTCAGCACCGCTGTCGAAGCCGGCTTCCCACCCCACAAACTGCAAGACCTCCTCAACAACGTAAACGCCGGTCTCGGCACAACCCTCCGCGAAGCCGACCTGTTCGCAGAGCGGAACAAATCAAAGCAAGCCAACTTCCCCGAAACTGGCCGCACCACCAACCAAATCGGCCCCCAACAACCAGGCACCACCAACCAGCAATCATCCAAAGAAAAAGACGCCGGCAACGAAAAATAA
- a CDS encoding PIN domain-containing protein, giving the protein MATHQSVEEILAKAREEHTKKLDAISALATARQAVINAEANHKKRLEDFKKQLDTELKTIKDDHARSFQAAVTAGNSPAELRKLGLTDPRTTKRAPRTRPPANPPAVMPPEHQ; this is encoded by the coding sequence ATGGCCACTCATCAATCCGTTGAAGAAATCCTCGCCAAAGCACGCGAGGAACACACCAAAAAACTCGACGCCATCAGCGCTCTCGCCACCGCCCGCCAAGCCGTCATCAACGCAGAAGCCAACCACAAGAAGCGACTCGAGGACTTCAAAAAGCAGCTCGACACAGAGCTCAAAACCATCAAGGACGACCACGCCCGCTCATTCCAAGCAGCCGTGACCGCCGGCAACAGCCCAGCCGAACTCCGCAAGCTCGGACTCACAGATCCACGCACCACCAAACGCGCCCCACGAACCCGCCCTCCGGCCAACCCACCAGCGGTCATGCCGCCCGAGCACCAGTGA
- the mobC gene encoding plasmid mobilization relaxosome protein MobC: protein MDRKRQANVTGGRPIRREVKLSVSEDAALRVAAASMGVTVPRLLKESALSASRGETVTERHELIKELFLVQRAIAAVGNNINQIARAANATGEISEELQGSLVYARSVLKRMDAVLESLSLDGGQS, encoded by the coding sequence ATGGATCGGAAGCGGCAGGCGAACGTGACGGGAGGCCGTCCGATTCGTCGTGAGGTGAAGTTGAGTGTGAGCGAGGATGCTGCGCTGCGGGTTGCTGCTGCGTCGATGGGGGTGACGGTTCCGCGGTTGCTGAAGGAGTCAGCGTTGAGCGCGTCTCGTGGAGAGACGGTCACGGAGCGGCATGAGCTGATCAAGGAATTGTTTTTGGTGCAGCGCGCGATTGCTGCTGTGGGTAACAACATTAACCAGATCGCCAGGGCAGCGAATGCGACGGGTGAGATCTCGGAGGAGTTGCAGGGCAGTCTGGTGTACGCACGCAGTGTGCTCAAGCGCATGGATGCTGTTTTGGAGTCATTGAGTTTGGATGGTGGCCAGTCATGA
- a CDS encoding relaxase/mobilization nuclease domain-containing protein: MIPNITRGDRMAGLMAYLVGPGRANEHENPHLVAGDDRVLFAVDHDGELSSYDAFEIASVLSQPQRVHGTKVKSPVNVWDEELGQNVRVGSTRAEVWHCSLSLAAEEGKIDDAKWSKIANEFVNRMGFIDPDGAKSSRWAAVHHGASKNGNDHIHIVVQMVREDGTKANVHNDFYRSQQVCRELEKEFELQLLESQEKGLGLAGDKPAERTRATREVAPQSAPFELRRRMRAALATSSTEAQYVQRLLDMGVRVAPSFEKGSRTQVRGYKVAIAGAKNEDGHTIWYTPSKLDRTLGWPQIQQRFGGREHDEAVSLLVSLHNSQDVPAPQIRLHGFDPIRAERLMSGKAGPDTLANIYARVSMQLEKDRPGAFARLSENYARAAQGRGNAAYAVRIGARFASKDSTRGWLAVIQQANRLGRAMTATQLMTERPRLARSTAALLEHANRTLETATTSTTTDRPFDYRLGRYRDTGRGHGL, translated from the coding sequence ATGATTCCTAACATCACTCGAGGTGACCGGATGGCCGGGTTGATGGCGTACTTGGTGGGTCCTGGACGTGCGAATGAGCACGAGAATCCGCACTTGGTGGCCGGTGATGATCGAGTGCTTTTCGCGGTCGATCACGATGGCGAATTATCGTCGTATGACGCGTTTGAGATCGCGTCAGTGTTGTCTCAACCGCAACGCGTTCACGGGACGAAAGTGAAGTCCCCAGTGAACGTGTGGGACGAGGAACTGGGTCAGAACGTGAGGGTCGGTTCGACGCGTGCGGAGGTGTGGCATTGCTCCTTGTCGCTGGCTGCCGAGGAAGGCAAAATCGATGACGCGAAGTGGTCGAAGATCGCGAACGAGTTTGTGAACCGGATGGGGTTCATTGACCCCGATGGTGCGAAGTCATCTCGCTGGGCTGCGGTGCATCATGGTGCCTCGAAGAATGGTAATGACCACATTCATATTGTGGTGCAGATGGTGCGTGAGGACGGTACGAAAGCGAACGTCCACAACGACTTCTACCGGTCGCAACAGGTGTGTCGGGAGTTGGAGAAAGAGTTCGAGCTGCAACTGCTGGAGAGCCAGGAGAAGGGTCTTGGTCTGGCCGGGGATAAGCCAGCAGAACGCACGCGTGCTACCCGTGAAGTAGCACCACAGTCGGCACCGTTTGAGTTGCGCCGGCGGATGCGCGCAGCCCTAGCAACAAGCAGCACCGAGGCGCAGTACGTGCAACGGCTGTTGGATATGGGCGTTCGTGTTGCTCCCTCGTTTGAGAAGGGCTCACGAACGCAGGTGCGCGGGTACAAAGTCGCGATCGCCGGTGCCAAGAATGAGGACGGACACACGATCTGGTACACGCCCTCAAAGCTGGACCGGACCCTGGGGTGGCCGCAGATCCAGCAACGCTTCGGCGGCCGCGAACACGATGAAGCAGTCTCACTTTTGGTGAGTCTGCACAATTCTCAGGACGTGCCAGCGCCGCAGATTCGCTTGCACGGCTTTGATCCAATCAGGGCTGAACGGTTGATGAGCGGCAAGGCCGGCCCGGATACGTTGGCGAACATTTACGCGCGGGTGTCGATGCAGCTCGAGAAAGACCGGCCGGGTGCTTTTGCACGGTTGAGCGAGAACTACGCCAGGGCAGCCCAAGGACGCGGCAACGCTGCGTACGCTGTACGCATTGGTGCACGTTTTGCGTCGAAGGATTCCACTCGCGGATGGCTGGCCGTGATTCAACAGGCGAACCGGCTCGGTCGCGCGATGACCGCAACACAACTGATGACTGAACGACCCCGGCTTGCACGCTCGACAGCAGCACTGCTCGAGCACGCGAACCGCACCCTTGAAACTGCCACTACATCCACTACTACAGATCGACCATTTGATTATCGTCTCGGACGATACCGGGATACCGGACGAGGCCACGGACTCTAG
- a CDS encoding DUF4913 domain-containing protein, translating into MSTNPFSEESETEPTNEESTQRELCYPNAEEWVNNWLLPHYRRNPATHKWDPQWWRYEEVGTLMETLWETWEKMRWDGAGGIANYFRDYLYPLMDRITAPDGPFWAFDPPLKEDVPPTLPSEPAPDGFYN; encoded by the coding sequence ATGAGCACCAACCCCTTCAGTGAAGAATCCGAAACCGAACCAACAAACGAAGAATCCACCCAACGAGAACTCTGCTACCCGAACGCCGAAGAATGGGTCAACAACTGGCTACTACCGCACTACCGACGCAACCCAGCCACCCACAAGTGGGACCCGCAATGGTGGCGCTACGAAGAAGTCGGCACCCTCATGGAAACCCTCTGGGAGACCTGGGAAAAAATGCGATGGGACGGAGCCGGCGGCATCGCCAACTACTTCCGCGACTACCTCTACCCGCTCATGGACCGCATCACCGCACCAGACGGACCGTTCTGGGCGTTCGATCCGCCACTCAAAGAGGATGTACCCCCAACACTACCGAGTGAGCCAGCGCCAGACGGGTTCTACAACTAG
- a CDS encoding HAD family hydrolase has product MDASIKPEIGLVIVDLDDTLWTWFHGWYMSFSALVEGLSQKTGIDEEQLLTSIKKIHEEKGTSEYSWLVDVLPELKEFSGGQSPREFFDDALHAQNSARLRYTKLYPGVLHTLKYVKSQGVKVIAYTESLRFWTEWRVRKLGLDGVIDVIYSSPDHDFPAGESAESMRTLPDSEYGLKYTEHLNVPQGISKPSPQILEVILKAHSVPGRKTIYIGDSLDRDVAMAHAAGVISVYADYGRNHTKAEYDLLRRVTHWTPSEVERERSSVQAAPDYTLTEGLFEILGLFNFGTPIDTESHLEIWKQEVSVQMHFNDLGWRIRSLAFTIFTFVIGAAGFAYENLGRIKLFDSLDISIAALLLPVGFALWLGFWFTDRLWFHTYLKAAVKDSMRQEEILSSAGIPVDLGGSITQASSSRKRKNMKNRAKEEKDSKWWDSSHKLDAFYLLGGVVFAATFLVLWLGQPLP; this is encoded by the coding sequence ATGGATGCTTCAATAAAGCCGGAAATTGGCCTAGTTATTGTTGACCTTGATGACACACTCTGGACGTGGTTTCACGGTTGGTACATGTCTTTTTCTGCGTTGGTTGAAGGGTTGAGCCAGAAGACGGGCATCGACGAAGAGCAACTACTCACATCGATTAAGAAGATCCACGAGGAAAAAGGGACATCCGAATATTCTTGGCTCGTCGATGTACTACCTGAGCTAAAAGAATTTTCCGGTGGCCAAAGTCCACGCGAGTTCTTTGACGACGCACTGCATGCGCAAAACTCTGCAAGATTGCGATACACCAAACTTTATCCAGGCGTCCTACACACTCTGAAGTATGTAAAAAGCCAGGGAGTGAAAGTTATCGCCTACACGGAGTCGCTGCGATTTTGGACTGAGTGGCGTGTTAGAAAACTGGGCCTCGACGGGGTGATTGACGTCATCTATTCTTCACCGGACCATGATTTCCCAGCAGGAGAATCAGCTGAGTCCATGCGAACCTTGCCTGACTCCGAGTATGGGCTTAAATATACCGAGCATTTGAACGTGCCCCAGGGAATCTCAAAGCCATCCCCCCAAATCCTCGAAGTCATCCTCAAAGCCCACTCCGTCCCAGGCCGTAAAACTATATACATAGGAGACAGTCTCGATCGGGATGTGGCAATGGCACATGCCGCAGGTGTCATATCTGTTTACGCCGACTATGGAAGGAATCATACAAAAGCGGAATACGATCTCCTCCGCCGTGTAACTCATTGGACACCGTCTGAAGTTGAACGTGAACGCAGTTCAGTCCAAGCTGCTCCGGATTACACGCTCACGGAGGGCCTGTTTGAAATCTTAGGATTATTCAACTTCGGGACGCCAATTGATACCGAATCTCACCTCGAAATTTGGAAGCAAGAAGTTTCTGTCCAGATGCATTTCAATGACCTCGGGTGGCGAATACGAAGCCTCGCTTTCACCATTTTTACATTCGTAATTGGCGCTGCAGGTTTCGCATACGAAAATTTGGGCAGAATCAAACTGTTTGACTCTCTAGATATAAGCATCGCCGCATTGCTGCTACCAGTGGGCTTCGCGCTTTGGTTAGGATTCTGGTTCACAGATCGGCTTTGGTTTCATACGTATCTCAAAGCCGCTGTAAAAGACAGCATGCGCCAAGAGGAAATACTTTCCTCTGCGGGGATTCCAGTCGATTTGGGGGGATCTATTACCCAAGCGAGTAGTAGTAGAAAAAGAAAAAATATGAAAAATAGGGCCAAGGAAGAGAAAGACTCAAAATGGTGGGATTCGTCGCACAAACTTGATGCTTTTTACCTCCTTGGAGGGGTAGTTTTCGCCGCCACGTTCCTAGTACTGTGGCTGGGACAACCCCTTCCATAA